A window of Chrysoperla carnea chromosome 3, inChrCarn1.1, whole genome shotgun sequence genomic DNA:
ATACTAGTACCAAGAGAAAGAAAAATGCGAGGTTCTTAGAAATAAGTTATGTTAATATACTGATATTTCATTTGAGGTTAACTTTATAAATGGACCTAATTACCTCAGGTTCAAAAACCTTTcgtaactaataaaaaaaaaatctattagcaaatttttttcttaaaaattttttaacactaaaataaacataaattttactacaGACTAACgaaacgaaataaataaaacagttaCACATCGCTTTATAGACGGTTAAATATGAcagaaaaactataaatttgtgTACTTTATTATTCAAGTAGagattttatgtaatataaacattaaaaaaaaaaagaagaaataatctaaaatatttgtgttaaatGCTTGCaattaagattattaaaataaatatttaatcaaagctttaaataaaaaaaaataaaaaaacaaaaatcaaatctcTTTAAATGGTtgtacttaaacaaaaaaaaaaaatgtcgtacTGTAGTAGAAGTTTTAGATAGacgatgcaaaaaaaaaacccaaaaaaataacaaaaaaaaaaaaaatctaaagatcccaatttactttgttttcatttatatataaagaaaatatcttTCCCAACTGTATTTGTTGTGACTACAAaaaccaagaaaaaaaatttaataataaataatattaaattaagttttaattgcatattttatttttacttgtccTTAAATCCTTTATCCTGAAAATACTCATTCCTTATTAATTCTCAGTcttctatataataataaacagtaCGCAGTGACATGAACGCTAATATCGacagatatatttattaatcacAAAGGCACAAGATAGCAAGATACAActtgataaagatataattagATAGCAAGATACAATTAGAATATTATACAAAGATAACGCGAGGGatatgctagcctgtaagtggatgcgatatgaaggatgagagagaagactgtcatTTAGTTCCTATATGCCATTGaacatagtcatatgtcataagcATATGATGCAACATCTGGCCAATGACATAtatattagacaaggacacagggaaCTCACTGACAATCTTCTCTTTCATTCATCGCAAGTTTGGGACCCTGGCGTTCTCTATTTGTATAAATTCTTTGATATGATCACAGTGCAGAGTCAAGGAGGGCAAAGTGGAAAAACATAATTAGGGTAGGGATGCCACTTCAAAGTTCCGAGAAGTCGGGAGATAAACAAGAAAGTATAGagatagtgaaattaatctaattataccACCGAATTAAAATACTGttcgatatttttgatgttttagaCCAATTTTAGACCAGAATTttccattaattaaaattaatatttttgcacaTTCGAGcaatcaaacaattatttcatacagttgTTGAGATTCCAAATTCATTTCAGGAGTAAAGTTAATAATAcgataataaacatttaaatgctGCTGAAATGCATCTGAATCTACATCTAAATTTGGATTTTCAATACATGTTCCAAAATTAGTAACAACACAAATTGGAATATAGCCATTATATGATTGATAATTAAAtcctttatcaatatttaaattatgtaacgtattcatcatttgaaaataacataTGCATTGTATGGggttcttaaaaaatataaaaatttttaatttagaattcacaaaaaaatctaCGTCCACAAAAGTTACATTATTGgagtaaattgttaaattttccactgaactattttttaaagcCAACGGagataaataatgtaaattattaaaatcaaaattaacagATCTTAgtgattgtaaatttaaaaatatattatctggcaatatttttaatttattagcagataaattaatttcttgtaaattttttaaacttgtaaaTAGTCCTGTTGGTaaaatttctaacaaattatggcctaaatttaaagattttaagtCAATCAAGGAACGAAAAGCTTCGGGAtcaatttcatgaattttattcGATTGTAAActcagtttatttaaataaactaacgGCGAAAATACTTCGTTATTAATCACCGTTAATTGATTAGAATCAATCGTTAAGtatgttaattttgaataattatcatggtgataatttactttcaagtcaaaacaatttttatgtgattttctaaaatttacaaagtctaaatttaagttgaaattcatatttatcagcgtaaaatttagaattatgTTGTTTAGATATAAATCTAATTTATCAACTAAGAAATGATTGATATTTGTTGAATTTTGCTCCATGaaatcaacaaatattttttctggaaTTTCCTCTATATTCTTtcctaataatttaaaaattttatcaaatggaTTATCggtaaataataacatttttattttattttcaaaatcaactaACAAATCAGATACTGTtggaatttcaaaacaaaattcattaaatatattctGTTTATTAGTATTGgctaataatttaaacaattgatCTGGAATTTCAGTAATATTATTTACTGATAAatctaaatattgtaaattgccTAAATTAGAAAAAGATTCATCATCAACTAATCTAATGGAATTGTtcttaaatgataatatttttaaatcggttaagggatcaaatattttatttggtatGTCAACCATCCTGTTTACTGATAAAtctaaatactttaaattattcaaattttcaaaacaattatcatcaaatgaatttattttattatcccGTAATAATAACGCATCTAACTTTTCTAGCGAGTTGAAAACGTTTTTGggtatttctattattttgttttctgataaATCCAAATATTCTAGTTggtttaaattttcgaaacaattatcaacaaatgaatttatttcattttgtttaaaagataaagcttttaaaaagcttaaagaatttaatattttatcgggTACTTCAATTATCTTATTTGCTGAAAAATCTAAATACAATAATTGATGTAgattttgaaaagaattttcatcaaataaatatattaaattttcttttagagataatatttttaacatttttaatggatcaaatattttttctgacaCTTCAGTTAAATTGTTTTCTGATAAATCTAAGATGCTTAATTTGTGCaaacttttaaaacattcatcatcaaaagaattaattttattatttttaagtaataagaCTTTTAATTCTCTTaaggaattaaatattttattaggaatttcATTCATCTTGTTTACTGATAAATCTAAGTATAATAATTGATCCAAACCAACAAAtccattttcatgaaaagaatctattaaattattctgtaatttaagaatatttaatgaatgtaatttatcaaaaactaaaattggaATTTCGTTTATCTTGTTTGCtgataaatctaaataaaataaattattcaaatttgtaaaacaaTCATCCACAAATgtatctattaaattattattaaataaaagaacttttaattttattattgaattaaaaactttttctggAATTTCGTCAATCTTGTTTACTGATAAAtctaaatattgtaatttacttaaatttacaaaacagtTCTCAACAAACgaatctattaaattatttcttaatacaagtacgtttaaaatatttaatgaatcgAAAACTTTTTCAGGAATTTCATTTATCTTGTTTGCTGATAAATCCAAAtacgttaatttatttaaatttataaaactttcgtCACCAATTGAActgattgaattattattaagtaaaagtatttttagttCTTTTAAGGAGTTAAATATATCATTAGGAATTTCTGCcatattatttaatgataaatctaagtataataattcaaataaatttgaaaaaccattttcatggaatgaattgattaaattatcttgtaattttagtatttttaatataggtAACGTATCAAATACTCTTATTGGAATTTCGCCTATGTTGTTTACTGATAAatctaaataaatcaatttctttaaattcataaaacaataatcaacaaatgaatttattgaattattattcaataaaagtaCTTTTAATTCGTTTAACGTATCAAATACTTTTTCTGGAATTTCAATTATCTTATTTGTTGATAAATCTAAAAATGATAATTGctgtaatttgataaaacaatCATCGTCAAAtatgtctattaaattattattgagcaaaagtacttttaaatttgttaacgAATTAAAAACTCTATCAAGTAATTCCGTTAACTTGTTTACTGATAAATCTAAGTGTGTTAactgatttaaatttacaaaacatttttcatcaaaagatttaattaaatttctatttaattttaatacatttaacgAAATTAATGAATCAAAGACATAATTTGGTACTTCAATTATCTTGTTTACTGATAAATCtaagaataataattgtttcaaattattaaagcaTTCTTCATCGAAAGTGCTTATTAAATTATCATGtaatgaaagaaattttaaatttgttaacgaatcaaaaattttattttctactccCGTTAACTTGTTTACTGATAAATCCAAGTGTGTCAactgatttaaatttacaaaactgtCTCCGTCTATCGATTGAATAGAATTTTCATTGAGTAAGAGAACTTTGAGATTATTTAACGAATCCAATATTTCATTTCGTATCTCCTTAATTTGATTATTCGATAAATCTATGTAAATTAATTGATGTAAATttgcaaaacaattttcttcaaaataattgattaaattattttttaaagataatatttttaagtttgtattaaatatttcgtTTGGTATAATTgctaatttattgttattcaaatttaatttttctaaagtagatggaaaaatattttttggtattgtctgtaaaaaattagaagataaatctaattcttttaaatttactaaaaagaTAAAGGAATTTGATTGTAAATTTAGTAGACGATTTCCTTTCAAATTCAGATAttctatattatttgttttaggtataaaagtattttctggtaaaaatacaatacttCCATTTAGTTTTATTCGATTATTAGCTAAATCCAAATATTTTAACTGTGGAATATCTCCAATACAATTTGGTATTGTTTCTAGAAAattataacttaaatttaatttttgtaaattatttaatgattcaAATGCATTCTTTTCAATTACTCGAATTCGATTGCTATGTAAATCTAGTTCTTCCAATGCATGTAAacctaaaaatatgtaattttgaaGAGTTTCAATTGATGaattttgtagaaataatttttttaattgaattaagcCATTCAGTGATTTTTGTTcgatatatgttaaaaaaacattgtGTATTagatataattcatttaattttacgaggtttttaaatgaattttcttcAATTCTTGCAATATTTGTGTCCTGTATCCTTAATGACTGTAAAGATGGTAATTTAATCGCTTCTGATCGTAAGAATGTTTCAAGTTTTCCATGGTAATTCAGTTGATTTACCGTACTctgagaaaaatataaaataaaataatttttaatatttgagaagagtttaagttttttaattcaagcAAAATTGATTACAAATAATATGAATAGCTTGTTCAAGCATACAAAAAGCAGATATTTTTTCCTCATTTTTCATTATGCTttaataggggatcggactaaattttttttatcactttaattGAAGAGTTCTTATTTCAACAATATAAGagtgaaattggtttttaaaaatctttgctAGTAcctatgcaagatatgaacgctttaaaaattccttattaaacaaagaggaagatatccactagtgacgtcatacgtgggtattgccatatagagattacatacaaaactttgttttgctaaaaagagatggtcaacctttgaatgcaatctttgattgcttataacttcttcgttcttaatcaattttaatttcactttcaaattttgtcatggtatcaaatctagtttaacattttttttgggtaaaatggccaattcgacatcaggattatcttCCATTGAGTTTTAGTGGACATAAAACGTATTTACTCGTTGATttgtgtttttatgttttttagtaaattttagttaataaaacaatacttaCCCGGATAGATGTAGATAGCGCATTAATTTCagttaaatttgatgaaacatcacattttactatttgtttattaacattGCAAAAGCCATgaactttataataattattaaaactaattaataaaaataatataaaaaaattaatatgcatgaTTATTAAACCAgtttgaaaacttattttaaaattaaagttttaataaaaaatagccgAAGCTCacataattatgaataatataaaattaagaagTAATTTCATTCTATAGGTAGgtagatacttttaaaatatctatgaaAGGCAGTAGcgtcacaaataaaatttataatttacggattattttgttttatttttaattataacattattcAAATGGTAATCAATACATATGGGCATATCGTTTACGTACGGTACAGTCTATCAGATATAGATGTGAATGTgcctttaatttatagtttagtcgtaaaaaataagatatgtGATgcatgtgtgtgtctgtttgtggcatcgtagcgtcaaagagtttgaaccgattttgatttttttaattttctttgaaaggtaatttgatggggagagttctaagctatgtttaaagtgcgagtttagggttccatacccagaacaactaaaaaataggcgatgatcctcaaaatcggttcagtttccAGAAGGCTTTAAggcaaaaggtaatttaatggagagtgttcttagatacgtttcaaagGCGAGTTTAGGGTATCTGAAAAAAttctcgggggttttttaaattttgtaaattttacttgtgtttaataatttgcaagcgattattcaatattttatagtttattattagataattattaataaggaaatttttattcaaaataagaaaCATATATGATGTGACCTTGAAATTGATTGAaatctgtatatatttataataaaaacaaaaaaatttttgaaaatttttattttcaaattgtaattaaaatgcaACAACTTTagctatattttaagtttaatttataaattgaataaatattttctatataaacaaattaggaGAAATATGCacgaattaattttgatcattttcgatTAAGTGCTTTAAAGAAAAGAAACTAAAATCAAAGATTAAACGTTTTAGAGTCCTCCTTCGAGCCCTTTTTTAATAACATGATTGAGGGCtagatttttacttaaaataattgaaactcatgtaaaaatatgactcttcaaaatcatcgctaaaaccaGGGCCGGGTGAAGAATTTAAGGAACCCCGGGCCAAAAATCATAGGGGCTCCATGTAAggggataatttttttaaattatcttgacTTTCTGATTTTTACATTACCCTGAGTTATGTAGTTTTACATCAACCATTTGCTGATTgattcttattaaattttttgcatttgattGTTGGAGGGTCCCAGGACACTTTGGGACCTTGGCTGTATAAATCCAGCCCTGGCTAAAACACAAAGTCATAATATGACTTCACTACATCGATATTTGAATACCTATATCAATATACATGATCATAGCGAAATAGGATTATATGTATCATATATTACttagaaattcaaataaaatgggCTTGTTCAGCAGAAACAGGCGACTTAATGCATATTCGCTTTTATGCAGATGCGCAGAAACTTTTCGCGTTAAAAATAccgtatttatttatgttaaacgTAAAAGAACGGAGGCGATTGTGTCTAGTGTTTCCAATGTTTTCTCGATAGACATAGTCCCTGGTATCCTCATTAAAGTTCaacagaaaattgaaattttaaattgaaaac
This region includes:
- the LOC123296017 gene encoding leucine-rich repeat-containing protein 15-like, encoding MAEIPNDIFNSLKELKILLLNNNSISSIGDESFINLNKLTYLDLSANKINEIPEKVFDSLNILNNNSIRLVDDESFSNLGNLQYLDLSVNNITEIPDQLFKLLANTNKQNIFNEFCFEIPTVSDFLQSNKIHEIDPEAFRSLIDLKSLNLGHNLLEILPTGLFTSLKNLQEINLSANKLKILPDNIFLNLQSLRSVNFDFNNLHYLSPLALKNRFNYQSYNGYIPICVVTNFGTCIENPNLDVDSDAFQQHLNVYYRIINFTPEMNLESQQLYEIIV
- the LOC123296018 gene encoding leucine-rich repeat-containing protein 15-like encodes the protein MKNEEKISAFCMLEQAIHIICLHALEELDLHSNRIRVIEKNAFESLNNLQKLNLSYNFLETIPNCIGDIPQLKYLDLANNRIKLNGKNCFANLHQLIYIDLSNNQIKEIRNEILDSLNNLKVLLLNENSIQSIDGDSFVNLNQLTHLDLSVNKLTGVENKIFDSLTNLKFLSLHDNLISTFDEECFNNLKQLLFLDLSVNKIIEVPNYVFDSLISLNLTHLDLSVNKLTELLDRVFNSLTNLKVLLLNNNLIDIFDDDCFIKLQQLSFLDLSTNKIIEIPEKVFDTLNELKIYQ